One Cucurbita pepo subsp. pepo cultivar mu-cu-16 chromosome LG20, ASM280686v2, whole genome shotgun sequence genomic window carries:
- the LOC111783299 gene encoding exocyst complex component EXO70B1-like isoform X2, with amino-acid sequence MVDNGEEKLLAMARHIAKTMGRNESMADDILHIFSNFDARFSLDKLSDKPDELDPRGSADLHRSLKSLDRRISQYLVADHPIWADSADSSAFLDAIDELMAIIRDWTPMARDKSVGNYLARADDLMQQAMFRVDQEFRSLMDRGGESFELTRHFRNGESTGDFCFDSEEDEDVAEGILGDGLQIPVAQPVTDYNIVIDALPSGTIGDLHEIAKRMVAAGFEKECSHAYSSCRREFLEESLSRLGLQKLSIDEVQKMQWHDLEEEIERWMKAISVSLRVLFPSERHLCERVFVGLSSTANLSFMEVCRGSTIQLLNFADAVAIGSRAPERLFKIIDMFETLRDLMPEFDSVFADQYCSFLRNEALTIWKSFGGTIKGIFMELENLIRRDPAKTPVPGGGLHPITRYVMNYLRAACKSRQTLEQVFEEVALTSKDYSKLEDRAAASSSSLSVQMEWIMEVLESNLEAKSKIYKDLSLSSVFLMNNGRYIVQKVKDSELGSVLGEDWIRKHSVKNRQYLGNYLRSSWSKVIGVLKVDSGSLAPAAMKEKLQSFNVQFEQVCQTQSTWVIFEHQLREEARISVAKTLLPAYQKFVGRYQSLPELAKRTDRYLKYTVEDVEGRITELFEGGGGGGGGGGGRR; translated from the coding sequence ATGGTTGACAACGGCGAGGAGAAGTTGCTGGCTATGGCTCGCCACATAGCCAAGACCATGGGTCGCAACGAGTCCATGGCTGATGATATTCTTCACATTTTCTCCAATTTTGATGCTAGGTTTTCCCTCGATAAGTTGTCTGATAAGCCCGATGAGCTTGATCCCAGAGGCTCCGCCGATTTGCACCGCTCTCTCAAGTCTTTGGACCGCCGGATCTCCCAATACTTGGTCGCCGACCATCCAATTTGGGCTGACTCTGCTGATTCCTCTGCGTTTCTTGACGCTATCGATGAGTTGATGGCAATCATTAGGGACTGGACGCCGATGGCTAGGGATAAGTCTGTTGGCAACTACCTTGCTCGCGCTGACGATCTGATGCAGCAGGCGATGTTCCGCGTCGACCAAGAGTTCCGGTCGTTGATGGACCGTGGAGGTGAGTCTTTTGAACTTACTCGTCATTTCAGGAACGGCGAGTCAACTGGTGATTTCTGCTTCGATTCTGAGGAAGATGAGGATGTTGCGGAAGGAATTCTTGGCGATGGTCTCCAGATCCCTGTGGCGCAGCCGGTGACGGACTACAACATCGTTATCGACGCGCTTCCGTCGGGGACTATCGGCGATCTCCATGAGATAGCGAAGCGTATGGTTGCGGCTGGGTTCGAGAAGGAGTGCTCGCACGCTTACAGTAGCTGCAGGAGGGAGTTCTTGGAGGAGAGTCTTTCTAGGTTGGGGTTACAGAAACTGAGCATCGATGAAGTTCAAAAGATGCAATGGCATGACCTTGAAGAGGAGATTGAGCGCTGGATGAAAGCGATTAGCGTCTCCCTTCGAGTTCTCTTCCCAAGCGAACGACACCTCTGCGAACGCGTCTTCGTCGGCCTCTCCTCCACCGCGAATCTCTCTTTCATGGAGGTCTGTCGAGGATCGACGATCCAGCTATTGAATTTTGCAGATGCGGTGGCAATTGGCTCCCGCGCGCCAGAACGACTCTTCAAAATTATCGATATGTTCGAAACCTTGAGAGACTTGATGCCAGAGTTCGATTCAGTATTTGCAGACCAGTACTGTTCGTTTCTTAGAAATGAAGCACTCACAATCTGGAAAAGTTTTGGCGGAACAATCAAGGGGATCTTCATGGAGCTTGAGAATTTGATCCGTCGTGATCCGGCTAAGACTCCGGTGCCGGGGGGCGGCCTTCATCCAATCACTCGATATGTGATGAATTACCTTAGAGCAGCCTGTAAATCGCGGCAGACTCTGGAGCAAGTTTTCGAAGAAGTCGCTCTTACCTCCAAGGACTACAGCAAGCTCGAGGACAGAGCAGCAGCATCATCGTCATCGTTGTCAGTTCAAATGGAGTGGATTATGGAGGTTTTAGAGAGCAATTTAGAGGCGAAGTCCAAGATATACAAGGATCTTTCCTTAAGCTCTGTGTTTCTGATGAACAATGGGCGATACATTGTCCAGAAAGTGAAAGACAGTGAATTAGGATCAGTTTTAGGTGAGGATTGGATTCGAAAGCACTCCGTTAAAAACCGGCAATACCTTGGGAATTACCTGAGAAGCTCATGGAGCAAGGTGATCGGAGTGTTGAAAGTGGACAGTGGCTCTTTAGCTCCGGCTGCGATGAAGGAGAAGCTCCAATCATTCAACGTACAGTTTGAACAAGTCTGCCAAACCCAATCCACATGGGTGATATTCGAGCATCAGCTTAGAGAAGAAGCAAGAATCTCAGTCGCCAAAACCCTGTTGCCGGCATATCAAAAGTTCGTCGGAAGGTACCAGAGTTTGCCGGAGTTGGCAAAGCGTACAGACCGGTATTTGAAGTACACGGTGGAGGATGTGGAGGGTCGAATCACCGAGCTGTTCGAAggaggaggcggcggcggcggcggcggcggcgggaGGAGGTga
- the LOC111783299 gene encoding exocyst complex component EXO70B1-like isoform X1 — protein sequence MVDNGEEKLLAMARHIAKTMGRNESMADDILHIFSNFDARFSLDKLSDKPDELDPRGSADLHRSLKSLDRRISQYLVADHPIWADSADSSAFLDAIDELMAIIRDWTPMARDKSVGNYLARADDLMQQAMFRVDQEFRSLMDRGGESFELTRHFRNGESTGDFCFDSEEDEDVAEGILGDGLQIPVAQPVTDYNIVIDALPSGTIGDLHEIAKRMVAAGFEKECSHAYSSCRREFLEESLSRLGLQKLSIDEVQKMQWHDLEEEIERWMKAISVSLRVLFPSERHLCERVFVGLSSTANLSFMEVCRGSTIQLLNFADAVAIGSRAPERLFKIIDMFETLRDLMPEFDSVFADQYCSFLRNEALTIWKSFGGTIKGIFMELENLIRRDPAKTPVPGGGLHPITRYVMNYLRAACKSRQTLEQVFEEVALTSKDYSKLEDRAAASSSSLSVQMEWIMEVLESNLEAKSKIYKDLSLSSVFLMNNGRYIVQKVKDSELGSVLGEDWIRKHSVKNRQYLGNYLRSSWSKVIGVLKVDSGSLAPAAMKEKLQSFNVQFEQVCQTQSTWVIFEHQLREEARISVAKTLLPAYQKFVGRYQSLPELAKRTDRYLKYTVEDVEGRITELFEGGGGGGGGGGGRRMED from the exons ATGGTTGACAACGGCGAGGAGAAGTTGCTGGCTATGGCTCGCCACATAGCCAAGACCATGGGTCGCAACGAGTCCATGGCTGATGATATTCTTCACATTTTCTCCAATTTTGATGCTAGGTTTTCCCTCGATAAGTTGTCTGATAAGCCCGATGAGCTTGATCCCAGAGGCTCCGCCGATTTGCACCGCTCTCTCAAGTCTTTGGACCGCCGGATCTCCCAATACTTGGTCGCCGACCATCCAATTTGGGCTGACTCTGCTGATTCCTCTGCGTTTCTTGACGCTATCGATGAGTTGATGGCAATCATTAGGGACTGGACGCCGATGGCTAGGGATAAGTCTGTTGGCAACTACCTTGCTCGCGCTGACGATCTGATGCAGCAGGCGATGTTCCGCGTCGACCAAGAGTTCCGGTCGTTGATGGACCGTGGAGGTGAGTCTTTTGAACTTACTCGTCATTTCAGGAACGGCGAGTCAACTGGTGATTTCTGCTTCGATTCTGAGGAAGATGAGGATGTTGCGGAAGGAATTCTTGGCGATGGTCTCCAGATCCCTGTGGCGCAGCCGGTGACGGACTACAACATCGTTATCGACGCGCTTCCGTCGGGGACTATCGGCGATCTCCATGAGATAGCGAAGCGTATGGTTGCGGCTGGGTTCGAGAAGGAGTGCTCGCACGCTTACAGTAGCTGCAGGAGGGAGTTCTTGGAGGAGAGTCTTTCTAGGTTGGGGTTACAGAAACTGAGCATCGATGAAGTTCAAAAGATGCAATGGCATGACCTTGAAGAGGAGATTGAGCGCTGGATGAAAGCGATTAGCGTCTCCCTTCGAGTTCTCTTCCCAAGCGAACGACACCTCTGCGAACGCGTCTTCGTCGGCCTCTCCTCCACCGCGAATCTCTCTTTCATGGAGGTCTGTCGAGGATCGACGATCCAGCTATTGAATTTTGCAGATGCGGTGGCAATTGGCTCCCGCGCGCCAGAACGACTCTTCAAAATTATCGATATGTTCGAAACCTTGAGAGACTTGATGCCAGAGTTCGATTCAGTATTTGCAGACCAGTACTGTTCGTTTCTTAGAAATGAAGCACTCACAATCTGGAAAAGTTTTGGCGGAACAATCAAGGGGATCTTCATGGAGCTTGAGAATTTGATCCGTCGTGATCCGGCTAAGACTCCGGTGCCGGGGGGCGGCCTTCATCCAATCACTCGATATGTGATGAATTACCTTAGAGCAGCCTGTAAATCGCGGCAGACTCTGGAGCAAGTTTTCGAAGAAGTCGCTCTTACCTCCAAGGACTACAGCAAGCTCGAGGACAGAGCAGCAGCATCATCGTCATCGTTGTCAGTTCAAATGGAGTGGATTATGGAGGTTTTAGAGAGCAATTTAGAGGCGAAGTCCAAGATATACAAGGATCTTTCCTTAAGCTCTGTGTTTCTGATGAACAATGGGCGATACATTGTCCAGAAAGTGAAAGACAGTGAATTAGGATCAGTTTTAGGTGAGGATTGGATTCGAAAGCACTCCGTTAAAAACCGGCAATACCTTGGGAATTACCTGAGAAGCTCATGGAGCAAGGTGATCGGAGTGTTGAAAGTGGACAGTGGCTCTTTAGCTCCGGCTGCGATGAAGGAGAAGCTCCAATCATTCAACGTACAGTTTGAACAAGTCTGCCAAACCCAATCCACATGGGTGATATTCGAGCATCAGCTTAGAGAAGAAGCAAGAATCTCAGTCGCCAAAACCCTGTTGCCGGCATATCAAAAGTTCGTCGGAAGGTACCAGAGTTTGCCGGAGTTGGCAAAGCGTACAGACCGGTATTTGAAGTACACGGTGGAGGATGTGGAGGGTCGAATCACCGAGCTGTTCGAAggaggaggcggcggcggcggcggcggcggcgggaGGAG AATGGAGGATTAG